TGCACATCGGAGCCGGGCCGGACCTGCTCATGTCGATCCCCCGCGACTCGCTCGTCGACGTCCCGGGCCACGGCGTCACGAAGATCAACGCAGCGTTCTCGTACGGCGGCCCGAAGCTGCTCGTGCAGACCGTCGAGCAGAACACCGGCATCCGCATCGACGACTACGTCGAGATCGGCATGGGCGGCGTCGTGAAGCTGGTCAACGCCGTCGGTGGCATCACCATCTGTCCGACGCAGGACATGGACGACCCGCTCGCCAACCTGCACGTCAAGAAGGGCTGCCAGCACGCCAACGGCCGCAAGGCCCTGGCCTACGCACGGTCCCGCCACACCTCGGGCCTCGGTGACATCGACCGCGCCAAGCACCAGCGCGAGGTCGTCGGCCAGGTCGGCAAGAAGGCCGTCTCGCCGTGGTCGGTGCTCAACCCGGTCCGCTACTGGAAGCTGACCCACGCGGGCGCGTCGACGCTGACCGTGTCGCAGGGCACCAGCACCTTCGCCCTGGCCCGCTTCGCGATGGCCATGTCGAGTCCCGACAAGAGCTGCGTCGTCCCCCTCGCCGACCTCGCCGTGCACTGGGACAGCGAGCGCTCGAAGCGGATGTTCACGCTGATCAAGGAGGACCGCACCGACGACATCGGGGCGAAGCTCTGCACGGACTCCGGCCTGCCCGGCTGAGGCCTCCGAAGGTCCCGGCACGTCCCCTCCTTCGGCCCTGCCGTCCGCGCCCCCGCCGGCGCACGCTGGAGGAGCCGGGTACGACGGCGTCCCGGCGCCCCGAGAGGAGCCGAGCGATGACCACCCAGGTGCACATGACCAGGCCCGGAGACCTGCCGCCCTCGTCCGGCGGGAACGCGGCGCGACCCGGCGGGGCCTGAGATGTCCACGCCCCGACCGGTCGTCGTCGGCGTCGACGGCTCCAAGGCGAACACGCCGGCGATCGACTTCGCAGCGGACTGGGCGACCTCGGCCGGGGTGCCGCTCGAGCTGCTCGTGGTCGTGACGGGCGCAGGCACCCTCCCGCCGTACGTCGCCTCCCCGGACCCCTCCGATCACACCCTCCTGGCAGCACTGGCCGAGCGCGTCGGCAGCGACCACCCGGGCCTCGTCGTCAGCACCCGGATCGCCTTCGGCAACGCCGTCGAGTGCCTGGTCGCCGCGAGCGCGACCGCGCGCCTGACGGTCGTGGGCAGCCGCGGGCTCGGCACGTTCGCACGCAGCATGCTCGGGTCGGTCTCGGGCAGCCTGACGGCGCACGCCCGGGGCCCGGTCGTCGTGGTGCCACCGCACTGGATCGCCAGTGCCCACGCCGACGACGACCCGGTGGTCGTCGGGGTCACGGCCGACCCCCGCGAGCAGCGTGCTGCGCTCCGCTGGGCCTTCGCGGAGGCGACGCGGACCTCCACCCTCGTCGAGGTGGTCCACGCTGTCGACCTCGCGCCAGTTCTCGCGTGGGACGGCGAGGGGCTCGGCCTGCGTCACGTGGCCCCGACCCCCTCCGACCTGCCTGCGCTCCGCGACGCGGTGGCACGCCAGGCACGCGAGTTCCCCGAGACCCCGGTCCGGGTCGTCGACGAGGCGGGCCACGCCGCCGACGTCCTGCTCCAGCGGGGCGCCGAAGCCCGCCTCCTGGTGGTCGGCGCCCGGCACCGGGGCCTCGGGTCGGTACGCCGCGCGGTGCTGCACCACGCCGAGGTCCCGGTCGTGGTGGTGCCGGCCCCCGAGGAATGACCGCTGCGCCCGCGCACGACGAAGGGCCGGTCACCACCACGGTGACCGGCCCTTCGGCGTGATGCTGGCGCGCGGGATCAGCGCGGGATGACGTCACCCGACTTGAGGAAGCGGGAGATGATCTCCTTCATGATCTCCGAGGTGCCGGCGTAGATCTGCGAGATGCGCAGGTCGGCCCAGGCACGGGCGACCGGGTACTCGTTCATGTAGCCGTAGCCACCGTGCAGCTGCAGGCACATGTCGGCGATCTTCTGCGAGCGCTCCGAGCACCAGAGCTTGACCATGGCGGCGGTGGGGATGTCGAGCTGCTTCTTGACGTGCAGCTCGATGCACTCGTCGAGGAAGGCACGCGCGACGCGGGCCTCGGTGGCGATCTCGGCGAGCTTGAACTTGGTGTTCTGGAACTTGCCGATCGGCTTGCCGAAGGCGTTGCGCGACTCGGTGTACTCGAGCGTGAGGTCGAGGAGGGCCTCCATCGCGGCCACGTTCGAGACGGCGACGATCAGGCGCTCCTGGGGCAGCTGCTCCATGAGCTGGATGAAGCCCTGGCCCTCGTCGGTGCCGAGGAGGTTCTCGACCGGGACGCGGACGTCCTCGAAGAAGAGCTCGGAGGTGTCCTGGCCCTTCATGCCGATCTTGTCGAGCACGCGACCACGCGAGAAGCCGGGGGTGTCGGTCGGGACGATGATCAGCGAGATGCCCGCGGCCGCCTCCTCCGGGTTGGTCTTGGCGACGACGACCACGACGTCGGCCTGCGCGCCGTTGGTGATGAAGGTCTTGGAGCCGTTGATGACGTACTCGTTGCCGTCCTTGATCGCCTTGGTCTTGACGTTCTGGAGGTCCGAGCCGGTGCCCGGCTCGGTCATCGCGATGGCACCGACGGCCTCACCGGAGGCGAGCTTCGGGAGCCAGATCTGCTTCTGCTCCTCGCGGCCGTACGCCTGGATGTAGTGCGCGACGATGCCCGAGTGCAGCGAGGCACCCCAGGACGAGTCGCCGACGTACGCCTGCTCCTCGATGAGGACGGCCTCGTGGGCGAACGTGCCGCCACCGCCGCCGTACTCCTCGGAGATGGAGGCGCAGAGGAGGCCGAGCGCGCCCGCCTTGTTCCACAGGTCGCGGTCGACCTGCTTGTTGGCGATGTACTTCTCGACGTTGGGCTTGATCTCCTTCTCGGCGAAGGTGCGCGCGAGGTCGCGGAAGTCCTTGAGGTCCTCGTCCATCCAGCGGGACACGGGGCGAGCCATGGGTCCGTCCTTTAGAGGTAGGGAGTGGGTACACGCTGTACCCCGACAACGGAATCATGCCACGGATGCCCGGTAAGTGGTACACCGTGTCCCCAGTGTAGGTTCTGGTCCCATGACGGCGCAGAAGTGGGAGGACACGACCGCGGCCCGGCGCGCGAGCAGCCGGCAGGGCCACCGCGCCCCCGTGCGTGACCGGATCATCCAGGCCGCGGCCGAGGCGATCGAGCAGCACGGTCCCGACGCCGCGACGAGCCAGATCGCCGAGCTCGCCGGGGTCGCCCGTCCGCACGTCTACCGGCACTTCTCCAGCAAGGAGGAGCTGCTCCACGAGGTCGCCCGGTACGCCGCCGGCTCGCTCAAGGACCGCGTCCTGCCCGCCCTGGAGGCCAAGGGCGACGCGGTCGACTGGATCCGGGAGCCCGTGAAGCAGGCCGTCGAGTGGGCCTCGGAGAACCCCGGCCTCTTCCTCTTCCTGATGGGCCGCAGCCAGGCCCGCGACCTGCAGCGCGGCCGCGCCGGGCGCAGCCACTTCCTCGGCAAGATCGTCGAGGCCGCCGAGACGCACCTCGCAGCGGTGGGCACCGGCGGCGTCCCGCTCGACGCGCTCTTCGCGGGCCTCAAGGGCATGGTCGACACCAGCATCATCTGGTGGGTGCGTCACCAGGACGAGGAGCGCGACGCACTCGTCGACCGGCTCTCGCGCCAGGTCGGCATGATCGTGCAGAGCGGCCTGGCCGAGCACGGGATCACCGTCGACGACGCAGGCGTCGTCTCGAAGTTCGCCTGACCGCTCCCCCACCGGACGCCGACGGCCCGCACCCCGTGAGGGTGCGGGCCGTCGTGGCGTCGCGGGTCAGAAGCCGAGGCGCGGCTTGCCCGCGGCGTAGTCGCGCACGACCTTGCCCTTGGCGTGGGCCTGCTCGGACAGCGACGCGGCGTACTCCTCGAGCCTCGCCTGGAGCTCGGCGTCGGAGGTGCCGATGATGCGCGCGGCGAGGATGCCGGCGTTCTTGGCGTTGCCGATGGCGACCGTCGCGACCGGGATGCCTGCGGGCATCTGGACGATCGAGAGCAGCGAGTCCATGCCGTCGAGGTACTTCAGCGGCACCGGGACGCCGATGACCGGCAGCGGGGTGAGCGAGGCGAGCATGCCCGGCAGGTGGGCGGCGCCACCGGCGCCGGCGATGATCGCCTTGAGCCCCCGCCGGGCGGCGTCGCGGCCGTACTCGACCATCTCCACCGGCATGCGGTGCGCGGAGACGACGTCGGCCTCCCACGGGATGCCGAAGTCGGTGAGGACCTCGGCCGCCGCCTGCATGGTCGGCCAGTCGGAGTCGGAACCCATGACGATGCCGACGAGCGGCGTCTGGTCGGTCATTGCATTACTCGCTCTCGTTGCCGAGGCTGCCGTCGAACCAGGCGGCGGCGTGCCGCGCCCGCTCCAGGCAGTCCTCGAGGTCGTCGCCGTAGGTGTTGACGTGGCCCACCTTGCGGCCCGGACGGATCTCCTTGCCGTAGAGGTGGACACGCAGCTTCGGGTCACGCGCGAACGCGTGCGGGTAGCCGTCGTACAGGTGGCCGGCCTCGGGATCGCCGCCGAGGATGTTGACCATGACGGTCCACGGCTGGCGGGGCTCCGGCGAGCCGAGCGGCAGGTCCATCACCCCGCGCAGGTGCTGCTCGAACTGGCTGGTGACCGCGCCGTCCTGGGTCCAGTGACCGGTGTTGTGCGGACGCATCGCGAGCTCGTTGACGAGGATCCGGCCGTCGTTGGTCTCGAAGAGCTCCATGGCCATCACGCCGGTGACCTCGAGCTCCTTGGCCACCCGGAGCGCGGCCTCCTGGGCCAGCGTCGCCAGGGCGGGGTCGAGATCGGGCGCGGGGGCGACCACCTCATGGCAGATGCCGTCGCGCTGGGTCGTGGCCACCACGGGGTACGCCGCGGCCTGGCCGCTCGGCGAACGCGCCACGATCGCCGACAGCTCGCGCCGGAAGTCGACGAGCTCCTCGGCCAGGATGCGCACACCGGTCTGCTCCGCCACCGCGAAGGCCTCGGCCGCGTCGTCGGCCGAGCGGACCACCCACACGCCCTTGCCGTCGTACCCGCCGCGGGTGGTCTTGAGGACGCAGGGGAAGCCGAACTCCTCCACCTCCGCGATCGAGGAGACGATCGCGTTGCGCGGGCACGGCACGCCGAGCTCGGCCAGGATGCGGCGCATCTCGCCCTTGTCCTGCGCGTAGACCAGCGCGGACGGCCCCGGGCGCGGCGAGTGGCCCGCGGCCTCGAGGGCGTGGAGGTGCTCGGTGGGCACGTGCTCGTGGTCGAACGTGACGACGGAGCAGCCGGCGGTCACCTCGAGCAGGGTGTCGAGGTCGCGGTAGTCACCGACCGTGTGGTCCGGGATCACCTGAGCGGCACTGACGCCCTCCGCCTCGGCGAGGAGGCGGAGCGGGAGACCGAGGGCGATCGCGGGCTGGGCCATCATCCGGGCGAGCTGGCCGCCTCCGATGATCGCGAGGGTGGGAGCTGCGTCGGACACGGAGCAAACCCTAGCGTCGCAGCCGGCGCGCACCCGCGCCCTCGTCACCTGTTGAGTCCGGCTCACCGGATGGTGAGGACGCGCGAGCAGGCCTCAGGTGCCGTCGTCGTGGTGGTCGCGGCCCTGGCTGAGCCGGTGCAGCTCCTCGGAGACGAGCAGCTGCACCTGCTCCACGCGTGGGATGTCGTCGAGCTCCACCCGCCCGTCGGTGCTCGCGTCGCTGACGATGAGCGTGCCGCAGCCGAAGAGCCGGTCGACCACGCCGATCTCGAAGTCGACGCCGCTGATCCGGTTGAGCGGGATCGTGCGCCCCTCCTTCGCGATCAGGCCGGACCGCTTGATGAAGCGCCGGTTGGTGAAGGTGTACGTCGTCGTCCACCAGCGGACGAAGGGCGGCACCGCTGCGAGCAGCGCGACCAGGGCCAGGATGCGCATCGCCCAGCCGAGCAGTGACCGCCCGAGGCCGTCATTGCCCGCACCGTCGTACGCGAACGACCAGACGGCGAGCACGAGCGCGACCACGACGAGGGCCGCGGGCCAGACCAGCGCCTTCCCGTGCGTGCGCGTGGTGACGACGACCCGCTCGTCGTCGTTGAGCAGCCGGGCCGGAAAGGTGCTCACTGCGCAGCCCGGACGTGGATGACGTCGCCGGCGCCGACGGGCACCTCGCCCGCCCCGGTGTCGACGACCAGCCGGCCCCCGGCGTCGATGTCGACGGCCGTGCCGGTGAGCGGCTCCCCGGCGGGTACGTCGACGCGCACGGTCTTGCCGATGGTCACGCACTCCCCGGCGTAGGCCCGGCGCAGCGCGTCGGTGTCCTCGATCAACGGCAGCAGCGCGTCCAGCGAGGAGAGCACCGTGGCGAGGACCTCGGTGCGGTCGGGCACGCCCTCGACGAGCTGCTCGAGGGAGGTGGCTGCCTCGATGGGCAGCTCCCCCGGGGTCTGGTGCACGTTGATGCCGACGCCGAGGACGGCCGCGGGGCCGGTCGGGGTGTCGACCCGCTCGACGAGGATTCCGGCGAGCTTGAGCGGCCCGTCGAGGGTCTCCACGACGATGTCGTTGGGCCACTTCAGCCCGATGCCGTCGGCCCGGTCGTCGAGCGCCGCGTGGACGGCGTACCCGGTGAGCAGCGGCAGCCACGGCCAGGAGGCGGGCTCCACCTCCGGGCGGACCAGCACCGAGAAGGTCAGGGCCGCGCGCGGCGGCACCTCCCAGGTCCGGTCGAGGCGCCCGCGGCCCGAGGTCTGGTGCTCGGCGACGATGACCAGCCCGGCGTCGGCACCCTCCCGGGCGCGCGCGGCGACGAGGGCGTTGGTCGACCCCGCTTCCTCCACGATCTCGACAGTGTGAGGAAGTCGATGCGGATCAAGAGGCGGTCGCGAGTCGTCGTGAAGCGTCATGGGCACTAGATTGGCGCAGCACACCAACAGGAGGCCAGACCCCCATGAGCGCACTCGAGTCGACTCCCGAGATCGACCTTCACACCACTGCCGGCAAGCTCGCCGACCTCGAGCGTCGTACCGACGAGGCCGTGCACGCCCCCGCTGCCAAGGCCCAGGAGAAGCAGCACGCGAAGGGTCGCAAGACCGCCCGCGAGCGCCTCGAGCTCCTCTTCGACGAGGGTTCCTTCGTCGAGCTGGACGAGTTCGCGCGTCACCGCTCGGTGGCGTTCGGCCTGGAGAAGACCCGCCCCTACGGCGACGGCGTCGTGACCGGCTACGGCACGGTCAACGGCCGCCAGGTCTGCGCCTTCTCGCAGGACTTCACCGTCTTCGGCGGCTCCCTCGGCGAGGTCTACGGCGAGAAGATCGTCAAGGTCATGGACCTGGCGATCAAGACCGGCTCCCCGATCGTCGGCATCAACGAGGGTGCGGGCGCCCGCATCCAGGAGGGTGTCGTCTCCCTCGGCCTGTACGGCGAGATCTTCAAGCGCAACACCCGCGCCTCGGGTGTCATCCCGCAGATCTCCCTGATCATGGGCAACTGCGCCGGCGGCCACGTCTACTCGCCGGCCCTCACCGACTTCGTGGTCATGGTCGACCAGACCTCCGCGATGTTCATCACCGGTCCCGACGTCATCAAGACCGTCACCGGCGAGGACATCTCCATGGAGGACCTCGGCGGTGCGCGTGCGCACAACTCCAAGTCCGGCTCCGCCCACCACATGGCGGTCGACGAGGAGGACGCCATCGAGTACGTCAAGGGCCTGCTGGACCACCTCCCGCAGAACAACCTCGACGAGCTCCCGGTCTACGACGCCCCGGCCGACCTCGAGCCCAACGAGCTCGACCTCAAGCTCGACACGATCATCCCGGACGGCGCGAACCAGCCGTACGACATGCACGAGGTCATCGAGACGATCCTCGACGACCAGGAGTTCCTCGAGGTCCAGGAGCTCTTCGCCCCGAACCTCATCATCGGCTTCGGCCGGGTCGAGGGCTCCCCGGTCGGCATCGTCGCCAACCAGCCGATGCAGTTCGCCGGCACGCTCGACATCGACGCCTCCGAGAAGGCCGCGCGCTTCGTCCGCACCTGCGACGCGTTCAACATCCCGGTCGTCACCCTCGTCGACGTCCCCGGCTTCCTGCCGGGCACCGACCAGGAGCACACCGGCATCATCCGCCGTGGCGCGAAGCTGCTCTACGCCTACTGCGAGGCGACGGTCCCGCTGGTCACGGTCATCACCCGCAAGGCCTACGGCGGCGCGTACGACGTCATGGGCTCCAAGCACCTCGGTGGCGACATCAACCTCGCGTGGCCGACCGCCCAGATCGCGGTCATGGGTGCGCAAGGCGCGGCCAACATCATCCACCGCCGCACGCTGTCCGACCTGGCTGCCGCCGGTGGCGACGTGGAGACCAAGCGCGCCGAGCTCATCGACGAGTACGAGACCACGCTGGCCAACCCGTACATCGCGGCCGAGCGTGGCTACATCGACGGCGTCATCCGCCCCCACGAGACCCGCGCCGAGATCGTCAAGGCGCTGCGTCTGCTCAAGGGCAAGCGCGTCGAGCAGCTGCCCAAGAAGCACGGGAACATCCCGCTCTGATGTCGACCCCGACGGAGAACGAGACGGTGGAGACCGTCGCGGAGGAGCAGAAGCCGCTCCTGCGCGTCATCTCCCCCAACGCCACGCCCGAGGAGATCGCGGTGCTCACCGCGGTCTTCGCGGCCATGGGCTCCGGCGGCGCGGCTCCGGTGACGAAGCGCCCCTCTAACTGGGCCTCGCCGGCGCGACGCGTGCGTCGTACGCTCCCCCATGGTCTCGGCGGCTGGAAGGCCTCGGCCCTCCCCCGCTGACCCTGCTCCACTCCGCAAGGCGGAAACCTCTCGTCACCTCGTGGCGAAAGGTTTCCGCCTTGTGCGATTTCCGGGGCGGGCACGCGACACTGGCGGCGTGATGATCCCGCGGGCACTCATGGACGGCATCGTGTCCGGCGAGCTCGACCTCGCCTTCCGCCGCTGGACCCGACGCATGCACGTGCCCGGCGGCACCCAACGCACGCCGGGCGGCGTCGTGCGGTTCGAGGCCGTCGATGTGGTGGATCTCGACGCGATCACCGAGGACGAGGCAGGGCGGGCCGGCCAGCCCCTCGAGCGGATCCGCGCAGCCCTCGCGCAGAAGGAGGGCGACGTCTACCGGATCCGGCTCTCGTTCGCCGGTGCCGACGAGCGGGTCGCGCTGCGCGAGAAGGCACGGCTGACCCCGAAGCAGCGCGACGACCTGGTCTCCACCCTCGCCGGGATGGACGACCGCAGCAAGCGAGGCCCCTGGACGCGCCAGCACCTCGAGCTCATCGAGGCCCACCCCTCGACCCTGGCTGAGGAGATCGCCGCGAGCATCGGGCGCGAGAAGCTGCCGTTCAAGGCCGACGTACGCCGGCTGAAGGAGCTCGGCCTCACGGAGAGCCTGCGGCCGGGATACCGGCTCTCGCCGCGCGGCCGTGCGCTGCTGCGCCACCTGCGCTCCCTCGATGGGTCGTCCGCGTGAGGCCTAGCCATAGGTAGGCCTCACGCGGACGACCTAAGGTCTGCGCGTGACGTTCGTGCTCGCCTCCCAGTCCCCCGCCCGCCTGGCCACGCTCCGCAAGGCCGGGCTCGACCCACAGGTCATCGTGAGCGGCGTCGACGAGGACCAGCTGGCCGGCCTGCCGCCGACCGAGCTCGCCCTCCGGCTCGCCGAGCTCAAGTGCGCCGCTGTCGTGGCGCGCGCGGACCTGCCGGCGGACGCCGTCGTGCTCGGCTGCGACTCGGTCCTCGAGCTCGACGGCGAGGCCCTCGGCAAGCCCGGCACCCCGGAGGAGGCCACCCGCCGCTGGCAGGCCATGCGGGGCCGCTCCGGCGTCCTCGTGACCGGCCACGCGGTGCACGACACCGCCACCGGACGCACGGTCTCGGCGACGGCGGCGACCACCGTCCACTTCGCCGACATCAGCGACGCCGAGATCGCGGCGTACGTCGCGACGGGCGAGCCGCTGCACGTCGCCGGGGCGTTCACCGTGGACGGCCTCGGTGGTGCGTTCGTGACCGGCATCGAGGGCTGCCACCACAACGTCGTGGGCGTCTCGCTGCCGCTCGTGCGCACGCTGCTCTCGGACCTGGGCCGTGCCTGGACCGAGTACTGGAGCGACCACCGGACCGGCTGACCCCGACCAAAGTCCCTGCACCGCACAACGAAAGCGCGGCACAGTGGAGGCATGACGAACGCGATCGAGATCGCCGGGCTGGTCAAGACGTTCGGCTCGTTCCGGGCGCTCGACGGGCTCGACCTCACCGTGCGCACGGGCGAGGTCCACGGCTTCCTCGGACCCAACGGATCGGGCAAGTCGACCACCATCCGGGTCCTGCTCGGCCTCCTGCGTGCGAACGCCGGCATCGCGACGCTGCTCGGCGGCGACCCCTGGCGCGACGCCACGGAGCTGCACCGCCGCCTCGCCTACGTCCCCGGCGACGTGAACCTGTGGCCGCAGCTGACCGGCGGCGAGGTCATCGACCTGCTCGGTCGCCTGCGCGGCGGAGTCGACGCGGGCCGGCGCGACAAGCTCGTCGACCGGTTCGGCCTGGACACGACCAAGCGCTCCCGCGCGTACTCCAAGGGCAACCGGCAGAAGGTCGCCCTCGTCGCGGCGTTCGCGAGCGACGCCGAGCTGCTCATCCTGGACGAGCCGACCAGCGGCCTCGACCCTCTCATGGAGGAGCTCTTCCGCGACTGCGTCAACGAGGAGCGCGACCGGGGCCGGACCGTGCTGCTCAGCAGCCACATCCTCAGCGAGGTCGAGGCGCTGTGTGACCGGGTGAGCATCATCAGCAAGGGCCGGACGGTCGAGACCGGCAGCCTCACCGAGCTGCGCCACCTGACCGAGACCAGCGTCGACGCGGTGCTGGACGGCCCGGTCCCCGACCTGCGCGACGTCGACGTACGTGACCTCCAGGTCGAGGGCCACCGGGTGCGCTGCCTGGTCGCCACCCCGGTCCTCGGCGTGCTCCTGGCGCGGCTCGGTACAGCGGGCATCGCCAGCCTGGTCTGCCAGCCCCCGACCCTCGAGCAGCTCTTCCTCCGCCACTACGGGGAGCAGGCGTGACCGGCTGGCTGGTCCTGCTGCGGATGGCTCTGCGCCGTGACCGCGTCCTGATCCCCGCGTGGATCGCGGTCTTCGCGGCCGTGGCCGGTGGCAGCGCCGCAGCCACGGACTCGCTGTACTCCGACCCGCTCGCCCTCGCGAGCGCCGGGCACGCGGTCAACTCCGCCCCCGCACTGCTCGCGATGTACGGCCCCGTCTACGACGTGACCTCACTGGGTGCCGTCGGCCTGGTGAAGATGAACGCGATGGGCGCTGCCCTCGTCGGCCTGCTCGGCCTGCTCCTCGTCGCGCGCCACACCCGCGCCGACGAGGAGGTGGGCCGCACCGAGCTCGCAGCGGCGGGAGCGGTCGGTCGCCACGCAGCGCTCGCAGCCGCCCTCGCCACGAGCGTGATCACCGTCGTCGGGGTCGGCCTGGTCTCGGCGGTGGCCCTCGCCGCTGCGGGGCTCGACGCCGGGGGGTCCTTCGCCCTCGGGGCAGCCTGGGTGGGATGCGGCGTCGTCTTCGCCGCCGTCGGTGCGGTGGCGGCCCAGCTGACCACCGCGGCCCGCGCGAGCCGCGGGATCGCGGTCGGCCTGCTCGTCTCGGCGTACGTCGTGCGGGCGGTCGCCGACGCGAGCGGGCCGTCGTGGCTGACGTGGCTCTCCCCCGTGGGCTGGTCCCAGCAGGTGCGGGCGTACGCCGGCGACCGCTGGTGGCCCCTGGCGATCTCGCTCGCCGCGGCCGTGGTCGTGGCCGCCGGAGCGGTCCGCCTCGAGAGCCGCCGCGACCTGGGCGCTGGCCTGCTGGCCGATCGGCCGGGGCCTGCCGGCGGCGGTCCTCGCGGCACCCTCGGCCTCGCCTGGCGGCTGCACCGCACCGCCCTCCTCGGGTGGACCGTGGGGCTCGCTGTGCTCGGCGTCCTGCTCGGATCCATCGCAGGCAGTGTCAGCGGCTTCGTCGAGACCGACGCGGCTGCCGAGATGATCCGCAAGCTCGGCGGCACCGCGCGCCTCGTCGATGCCTTCCTCGCTGCCGAGCTGGACTTCACCGGTCTGATGGCCGCAGCGTTCGCGCTCTCGATCACCGCCCGCCTCGCCGGGGAGGAGGCGCAGGGCCGCACGGAGGAGATCCTCGCCACGCCGACGGGGCGCCTGAGGTGGGTGCTCGGCCACCTCGCGGTCGCGGGAGCCGGGGCGGCGCTGCTCGTCCTCGTCGTCGGAGCAGGAGCCGGACTGTCCCGCAGCCTGGCAACCGGCGAGGTCAGCCAGCTCCCGTTGCTCGTCGGCGCGGCGGCGGTCCGCATCCCGGCGGTCTGGACGATGGCCGCCCTCGGCCTCCTCCTGTACGCCGTCGCGGCGCGCGCCGCCGTCCTCGGCTGGGCCGCGCTGGTCGGTGTCGTGGTGCTCGGTGAGTTCGGCCCGCTGCTCCGGCTGCCGGTGTGGATGCAGGACCTGTCGCCGTACCGGCACGTGCCGGCACTGCCCGGCGGCGACCTCGAGGTGGTGCCCCTGGTGGCTCTCTGCGCGGTGGCCGTCGGCCTCGTCGCCCTCGGCGGCGTGCTCTTCGGGCGCCGCGACGTCACCACCGGTTGAGCGGGCGGACTGCGTCAATCGTTCCGCGTGGCGGTCCACACACCGGTGTACGGCGCA
The sequence above is a segment of the Nocardioides jiangxiensis genome. Coding sequences within it:
- a CDS encoding biotin--[acetyl-CoA-carboxylase] ligase, which encodes MEEAGSTNALVAARAREGADAGLVIVAEHQTSGRGRLDRTWEVPPRAALTFSVLVRPEVEPASWPWLPLLTGYAVHAALDDRADGIGLKWPNDIVVETLDGPLKLAGILVERVDTPTGPAAVLGVGINVHQTPGELPIEAATSLEQLVEGVPDRTEVLATVLSSLDALLPLIEDTDALRRAYAGECVTIGKTVRVDVPAGEPLTGTAVDIDAGGRLVVDTGAGEVPVGAGDVIHVRAAQ
- a CDS encoding PH domain-containing protein, coding for MSTFPARLLNDDERVVVTTRTHGKALVWPAALVVVALVLAVWSFAYDGAGNDGLGRSLLGWAMRILALVALLAAVPPFVRWWTTTYTFTNRRFIKRSGLIAKEGRTIPLNRISGVDFEIGVVDRLFGCGTLIVSDASTDGRVELDDIPRVEQVQLLVSEELHRLSQGRDHHDDGT
- a CDS encoding TetR/AcrR family transcriptional regulator, whose protein sequence is MTAQKWEDTTAARRASSRQGHRAPVRDRIIQAAAEAIEQHGPDAATSQIAELAGVARPHVYRHFSSKEELLHEVARYAAGSLKDRVLPALEAKGDAVDWIREPVKQAVEWASENPGLFLFLMGRSQARDLQRGRAGRSHFLGKIVEAAETHLAAVGTGGVPLDALFAGLKGMVDTSIIWWVRHQDEERDALVDRLSRQVGMIVQSGLAEHGITVDDAGVVSKFA
- a CDS encoding 5-(carboxyamino)imidazole ribonucleotide synthase, giving the protein MSDAAPTLAIIGGGQLARMMAQPAIALGLPLRLLAEAEGVSAAQVIPDHTVGDYRDLDTLLEVTAGCSVVTFDHEHVPTEHLHALEAAGHSPRPGPSALVYAQDKGEMRRILAELGVPCPRNAIVSSIAEVEEFGFPCVLKTTRGGYDGKGVWVVRSADDAAEAFAVAEQTGVRILAEELVDFRRELSAIVARSPSGQAAAYPVVATTQRDGICHEVVAPAPDLDPALATLAQEAALRVAKELEVTGVMAMELFETNDGRILVNELAMRPHNTGHWTQDGAVTSQFEQHLRGVMDLPLGSPEPRQPWTVMVNILGGDPEAGHLYDGYPHAFARDPKLRVHLYGKEIRPGRKVGHVNTYGDDLEDCLERARHAAAWFDGSLGNESE
- a CDS encoding LCP family protein — encoded protein: MADRREPPKPGTPEYRWLYGDPDETRATDVGGGQRRPLPESDETRVMPVVLPPERPRQQRQAPSRPSAYQPPVPPASPPRRPVSPPPGSSGSDRPRARTRRPLRRWIVLALCAWLAFLVATPVLAMQKIERVEAFPSGDRPADQPGTTYLVTGSDSRKGLTAKQRRRLHTGGDVGQRTDTIMILHIGAGPDLLMSIPRDSLVDVPGHGVTKINAAFSYGGPKLLVQTVEQNTGIRIDDYVEIGMGGVVKLVNAVGGITICPTQDMDDPLANLHVKKGCQHANGRKALAYARSRHTSGLGDIDRAKHQREVVGQVGKKAVSPWSVLNPVRYWKLTHAGASTLTVSQGTSTFALARFAMAMSSPDKSCVVPLADLAVHWDSERSKRMFTLIKEDRTDDIGAKLCTDSGLPG
- a CDS encoding acyl-CoA dehydrogenase family protein yields the protein MARPVSRWMDEDLKDFRDLARTFAEKEIKPNVEKYIANKQVDRDLWNKAGALGLLCASISEEYGGGGGTFAHEAVLIEEQAYVGDSSWGASLHSGIVAHYIQAYGREEQKQIWLPKLASGEAVGAIAMTEPGTGSDLQNVKTKAIKDGNEYVINGSKTFITNGAQADVVVVVAKTNPEEAAAGISLIIVPTDTPGFSRGRVLDKIGMKGQDTSELFFEDVRVPVENLLGTDEGQGFIQLMEQLPQERLIVAVSNVAAMEALLDLTLEYTESRNAFGKPIGKFQNTKFKLAEIATEARVARAFLDECIELHVKKQLDIPTAAMVKLWCSERSQKIADMCLQLHGGYGYMNEYPVARAWADLRISQIYAGTSEIMKEIISRFLKSGDVIPR
- the purE gene encoding 5-(carboxyamino)imidazole ribonucleotide mutase, giving the protein MTDQTPLVGIVMGSDSDWPTMQAAAEVLTDFGIPWEADVVSAHRMPVEMVEYGRDAARRGLKAIIAGAGGAAHLPGMLASLTPLPVIGVPVPLKYLDGMDSLLSIVQMPAGIPVATVAIGNAKNAGILAARIIGTSDAELQARLEEYAASLSEQAHAKGKVVRDYAAGKPRLGF
- a CDS encoding universal stress protein encodes the protein MSTPRPVVVGVDGSKANTPAIDFAADWATSAGVPLELLVVVTGAGTLPPYVASPDPSDHTLLAALAERVGSDHPGLVVSTRIAFGNAVECLVAASATARLTVVGSRGLGTFARSMLGSVSGSLTAHARGPVVVVPPHWIASAHADDDPVVVGVTADPREQRAALRWAFAEATRTSTLVEVVHAVDLAPVLAWDGEGLGLRHVAPTPSDLPALRDAVARQAREFPETPVRVVDEAGHAADVLLQRGAEARLLVVGARHRGLGSVRRAVLHHAEVPVVVVPAPEE